In a single window of the Gossypium hirsutum isolate 1008001.06 chromosome A13, Gossypium_hirsutum_v2.1, whole genome shotgun sequence genome:
- the LOC107893466 gene encoding probable CCR4-associated factor 1 homolog 7, translating to MSGLPKGESVHIREVWNDNLEEEFALIREIVDSYNYVAMDTEFPGVVLRPVGTFKNINDYNYQTLKDNVDMLKLIQLGLTFSDENGNLPTCGTDSFCIWQFNFREFNLSEDIFASDSIELLRQCGIDFKKNNEKGIDVKRFGELLMSSGVVLNDDVHWVTFHSGYDFGYLLKLLTCRSLPDSQAGFFDLIKIYFPMVYDIKHMMKFCNSLHGGLNKLAELLEVERVGVCHQAGSDSLLTSCTFRKLRDNFFNGSTEKYAGVLYGLGVQNGQNTN from the coding sequence ATGTCGGGTTTGCCCAAGGGTGAATCGGTTCATATTCGGGAAGTTTGGAACGATAATCTAGAGGAAGAGTTTGCTTTGATCCGTGAAATTGTTGATAGTTATAATTATGTGGCTATGGACACTGAGTTCCCGGGTGTGGTTCTACGCCCTGTGGGAACTTTCAAGAATATAAATGATTATAATTACCAAACTTTGAAAGATAATGTTGATATGTTGAAATTGATCCAATTGGGTCTCACTTTTTCGGATGAGAATGGGAACCTTCCCACTTGTGGAACTGATAGCTTTTGCATTTGGCAATTCAATTTCCGTGAGTTTAATTTAAGCGAAGATATCTTTGCTAGTGATTCGATTGAGTTGCTGCGCCAGTGTGGGATTGATTTCAAGAAGAATAACGAGAAAGGTATCGATGTGAAGCGGTTCGGTGAGCTTTTGATGTCGTCTGGGGTCGTGTTGAATGATGATGTCCATTGGGTCACCTTTCATAGTGGATACGACTTCGGATACTTGCTTAAGCTTTTGACTTGCAGGAGTTTGCCTGATAGTCAAGCAGGGTTTTTCGATTTGATCAAGATATATTTCCCAATGGTATATGATATCAAGCACATGATGAAGTTTTGCAACAGCCTTCATGGTGGTTTGAACAAGCTCGCCGAGTTGTTGGAAGTGGAAAGAGTCGGTGTGTGCCATCAAGCTGGTTCCGATAGTTTGCTCACCTCGTGCACCTTTAGGAAGTTGAGAGATAACTTTTTCAACGGCTCCACAGAGAAATATGCAGGTGTATTGTATGGCCTAGGTGTCCAGAATGGACAGAATACTAATTAG
- the LOC107893465 gene encoding cytochrome B5-like protein, whose product MEIAIIALILAVLLGAFILVPRHGKSAHKNKVKSTVANSKASKSYSKTEVMLHNKRTDCWIIIKDKVYDVTSYVEEHPGGDAILAHAGDDSTEGFYGPQHATRTFDMIDDFYIGDLQK is encoded by the exons ATGGAAATAGCAATTATTGCATTGATTTTGGCTGTCTTGCTTGGAGCTTTTATTTTGGTACCCCGACATGGTAAATCAG CTCATAAGAACAAGGTTAAATCGACTGTTGCCAATTCTAAG GCATCCAAGTCCTATAGTAAAACAGAAGTTATGCTACATAATAAGAGGACAGATTGTTGGATTATCATTAAGGACAAG GTTTATGATGTTACCTCATATGTAGAGGAACACCCTGGTGGTGATGCCATCTTGGCACATGCCGGAGATGATTCAACCGAAGGGTTTTATGG GCCACAACACGCAACTCGGACGTTTGACATGATCGATGACTTCTACATCGGAGATCTTCAGAAGTAA